taACGGCTGTCTCTCTGCCCTCAGCCCAACCTGAACCGCTCTTGCTCCCCTGTTATCCTCTCCACTCCTGGGGTAATTAAGAATGATCTGCTAATTATGCAGGCAGCTGATTGAGGTCCCCTAACCTCAGAGGCACCAGGTGCCAATCAGCAGGGAgaaggggggagaagggggagaagggaggaagggctgaTGGGGAGAAagagtggggaggaggaaaggaagaagggaggaagggaaaggctTTGTCGAGGCAGAGTGGTCCGGCGGGGGCTGCCGAGAAGGGCAAGTGACAGCAGCCCCGTCCTCTGCCCGCTCCTCCTGCAGCCCCCCTGCCTATCGTCTAAGTCGTGTGGGCAGATCTCCTGGACTGGCCCTTCCCGGGGGGACACAGCCGGTGAGGGCGGAAGCTCTAAGCAGGAGGAagggccagggaggggctgcGGGGAGCGGCTCCAGGCGCCTGCAAGGTGCCCGTCACTCTCTCGGGCTCTGCAGGCTGCGCTGCggcagggcaggaggaaggaagcgCTCAGAATGCTAATCGCCCAGGAGCTCACCTGCTGCAGAACCGGGCAGAGGCTAAGGGGGGCGAGGGGccgggcctggggcgggggaggtggcGACAGAGAGCGTCTCCCCTCTGCCGGCGGCGGAGCACGTTCAAGGGGAGGGATTCCAAGCTGGGGTCACCACCACAGAAGCCCATAACAACAGAAAAACGCCGAGCCTGAGCTGTGGACAGCTGCAGGAGCGGGGCACACCctgctcctcccttcccttcatcCTCATTCCCAATCTGTCACCATGTCCTGTCATTACTCCCTTTGAAATGTCCCTTATCTGCCCTCCCTGCTGCAGCTCCCTGGGCCGCAGCCTCTTCCCCTCAGCACTGCTCCCCTCCTCGACGGCTCCCTGATGAACCTTCCCCAAACTCTTCTGTCCCAGCACTTTCACCCTATCCTGCAGTGAAGGAGCTGCCCGAGAAGGGCAGGCGTACCCTGCGCTGGCCGGACTCAGGTCCCACAGCCCAGGTGGCCACCCTCCAGTCAGGCCTCAGGCCCTTGGCGCCCATTCCTAGGCCCCAGGGGAGGGCTGTGGGCCAGCGTTCCTCACCTCCAATCAGAACCTGTCCTGCGTGGCCCTGTTGGTGCCCGTCCGTCAGGAGGTCTCCCCTGACCCGCGGAGCAGGCTGGTGCTCTTCCTCTCCAGCATCTGCCTCCTCCTCATTCAAGTAACAGCCCGTTTCCTTTGGGGACACCACTAAGGGGTGCCTGTAGGGCCTCCCACAGGCTCAGCCCCGCACTTCAAATGAGGCTAAACCCAGGGCCAAAGGGCAACCTTGGCAGGTGACCAAGGTCTGAGCCAGCAGTGTGTCACCCAGCGCCCCCTGGCTCCAGGCCAGTGGGAGGGCGGGACTTCCGAGGAGACGCCGCTGCGGAGGGAAGCACTTCTTCCTGTTGGACCTGGACCTGGGCCTGAGCACGAGATCTGGGCCTACTGGCTACCTTGCAAGAGAAAGGCCTGTCTGGGGAAGGGACCAACCCAGAGCAGCAAGCAGGGACGGGATGAAAGCAAAACCAGGTCCTGATGACGACATGTAGCCTGCAGCTCCAGAGCCTACGAGATGGGTGGTTACTTTTGCTTAAATAGGTTTAGGGCTTCTGACTGATAAATATGCTGCCAGTTCTTCCTCACTTCTCTCTCCTCTAGATCCCTCGGAGCCCATGCAGTTCATGCTGTGTGATTCCCAATCAGCCCAGACTGCCGCTTTCCCAACCTAGGCCATGGCGTACCTGAGGACAGGAACCAGGCACTACACACCAGGAGGACCCCTCGGCCTGAATGCTGGGCACGTTGTGGGGGATCAATGGGCCGTGGGAGCGGGCAGAAGCCGGCTGTGAGAGGAGCCTGCTACATCCCTGGGGGAGGCCTCACCCATGTTCAACTTACTTGCCACTCCCACCCGGGAGATGGCCTTCCTGCCCTCTGCTCGCCAcacccaggggcaggggggaCATGAAAATGTCTACAGGTGCCAAACACCAGGAAGGGAACGGAAAGCATGCTACATGGCCGATGCTCCCCCTACCAAAAGGGAGGCAGACAGACATGGAGCGAGTTTTCATTCTGGTGAGGAAACACagatgtttctttctctctctctctcttttttttttttttttttttgatcttttgtctttttagggccacacccgaggcatatggaggttcccaggttaggggctgaatcagagctgtagctgctggcctacaccacagccacagcggcgcaggatcccagctgcgtctgtgactacaccatagctcagagcaatgtcggatcctatgcgaggccagggattgaaccctcatcctcatggatactagtcgggttcattaaccactgtgccgctaCAGGAACCCCGAGGAGACACAAACACGTCTGATGGATTGTTTCTGGCAGGGGGCGGCCATAATCTGGGGCTAATGGCTCTTCAAGGCCTGTGTCCTCTTGCCTCGTGTTCCCTGGGCATAATTAGCACAAAAATGAGCACAAAGCGGGCACCTAACGCTTTCTGTTACCGATGATCGCAGGTTAAGGGAGGCCGGCACAGGCAGCACATGAGCAGAGATGACATCACCGGACGATAAGACGGAACATCACTGAACGCCTACTACAGACATGGCACCTCAACTCCTTCCTTCGCATGTTTCAACTCATTTAACCTTAACAACAGTCCTCAGAGGAAGGCACCACCATTATCACCACTTTGTCGACGGGAACCCCGAGGCTTAGACAggtaagcaacttgcccaaggttgcagAGCAAGCAAATGGGGAAGCCAGACTGGAGCCCAGGGAGCCTGCTCCAGAGGCAACCCCCTTAACCACGGCTGGCACCGCCCTGTCACAGTTACATCCTGATAGGCCCGGGACACAGAGGCATCAGCGGGCAGCTCAGAGGCAGAGGAGGCAAGAGCATGGATGTCTGGTCTGTGTCCAACTGGAGACAATGATCCCATTTCCTGTCCCCACCCGCCCCCGGCAGAGTTCCAGTGGGTGGAGGAGGAGACGGTGCTGCAGCGATGGGGGTTCCTGGTCTGGGCTCCAAGCAGGGGAGGCTGCGGGAGACCTGGCCAGGAGAGGGACTGACTCAGGCAGTCAAACACTCCAGCCTGGGGGAGGTATGATGTGGGCGCCCGGGAAGCAGAAGGTCTAAGCCCATCTCAGCTCATGGTCAGAGAAAGGTAAGGACCCGCATACACAACAAACCGGAGACTTTTGCAAGAAGCAGCAAAAACCATGCACTCAGGTTCAATAAACATTGGGGGACAAACCACAATAGCCTGAGGGCTGTGCTGGATCAGCATGGGTGGAACAAACAGCCACCGCACCCTGCACGAAATCGTTGCTGACCTCGCCAGCCTCATGAAGTCTCGTGCTCCAGCCACCCTGGCTTCCACTCAGGCCCCCACCTCGGAGCTGGAACGCATgcccttcttcctttctggaatgttcttcctccCATCCTACCCACTCATGATGACTCCCACTCACCGTTCAGGTTTTGCCGTAAATGCTTTTCCTCACAGATGCCTGACCTGACCGGGCAGATCGCGTCGGGCCTCCTGTCAGCACAGAGACAGTGGTAATTCCAGAGccctgcagccccaggccccagggtgacccctggctctgccactcaggTAAGTCTCCTGGCCtttctgcttcagtttccttatctacaaCAAATGGAAACAACCACAGGCCCTCTTCCCAAAACTGCTGGGAAGGCTGGATGAGTGGCACATGGTTAATGTCCTGCAAATATTAGTTGctgtaaaaatagcaaaagtaagTCTTATCACAACTACAATTAACTCATCCGCAATGGATCCAGGAGAGCCTGTCTCTGCCGCTGGAGTGTATCTTCCAGTCAGGCAGGGAGGCTGCCTTATTCGTTGCTGTAACTGAAGAGAGTAGCAcacccaaagcaatagaaataaaaacaaagataagccaatgggacctaatcaaactgacaagcttgtgcacagcaaaggaaaccataaaaaaaccaaaaagaccacctacggaatgggagaaaatagtctcaaacaaggcaacagacaagggcttaatttccaaaatacacaaacaacccatacaactcaacggcaaaaaacaaacaacccaattgaaaaaggggtggaagacctaaatagacatttctccaaagacatatggatggccaacaggcacatgaaaaaaggctcaacatcactaattagtagagaaatgcaaatcaaaactacactgaggtcccacctcacacctgtgagaatggccatcattaacaagtccacaaataacaaatgctggagggggtgtggagaaaagggaaccctcctacacaattggtgggaatgtcaattggtacaaccaccatggaaaacagtatgttcaggaaactaaacacagaactaccatatgatccagcaatcccactcctgggcatatatgcagacaaagctttcactgaaaaagatacatgcacgcctatgttcactgcagcactattcacaatagcgaagacatgaaaacaacctaaatgtctaatgACAGATGAAGGGGTTAAGaagtggcacatatacacaatggaacactactcagccataaaaaagaacaaaataatgtcatttgcagcaacatggatggaactagagtctcatactaagtgaagtaagtcagaaggagaaagacaaataccacatcacttatatctggaatctaatatacagcacaattgaacctacctaaagaaaagaaacaaactcatggacatggagaacagacctgtggttgcagagagggaaagggagcgAGCGGGAGGGActgactgggagtctggggttagtagatgcaaacgactgcatttggagtgaataagcaatgagattttgctgtatagcacagggaactatatctagtcacttgtgatggtacatgatggagaataatgtgaaaaaaagaatgtatatatatgtataactgggtcactttgctgtacagcagaaattgatagaacattgtaaatcaagtataataaaaattttttaaaaatacaaagttaagtcaaaaaaagagagagtagcACACAAGAGGTGTTGGAGAAACTTTTGCTGACTGTAGGGATAAGTGAAGGAACGGAGCCCCCCAGTGGGAGGAAGAGCCTGAGGTGGGAGACCTGTGGATCCCCAGGGAACCCACAGGTTCTTCAGGACAGTATATAGTGAGCTCTTAGGACAAAAAGTTCTAAGCTAGGCACCCAGCTGGGCCCCTTGGACACATGGAGGCCAGCTGGGTCCCCCTCGGAACTAAGAATCACCAAAAGGGGTGCATTCCTGGGACGGAGACATGACGGCCCAGCGTGGGGGCAGCCCTGGTCAGGTAAGGGTGGTAGCAGCACTCACCTGCTAAAGATGTCTCCGGAGACCTTCTGGAGGTACTGGAGGGCATCCGCCACCTGCTGGATGGCCTCCTCTCGCCGCAGGTCTGGCTGTATGAGGGGGACTGTGTAGGTCTGACCGGCCAATGAATGCTGGGTCCCCGTGGGGGTCATGGTGCCTGGGGGTGGAAACCGAGCATTAGGACTGCCCCACATTCACCCCCATCCGCCCACCACAGAGCAAGGTGCCAGGGGAAGAGCACACAGCCCCCCACCCAACGGTCTGCACAGGTTCAGTCTGGTGAGAGGCTGAGAGCTCAGGGGAGCAGGTGTTCTGTTGGGTGAATGAGGGGGTGAAACTGGTCAGGACCGGAGACTGATGAGAGGCACTCAGAGGTGCGACACTGAGGGGCTGCCAGGAGGTGCTTGGTACCTGGCTAGgtacccttccctccctcctctcccttcaaCCTCCCAGGCCTGGATGAACAAAAAAGTAACCCTGGTTGCAGAGAGAAGAGAGCGATGGATTTggggtgtggggcgggggggactgTTTCCTAACTTCCTGCATCAACTGTCAGATGCTCCCCGGGTCTGGAAGAGCACAGAAAACCTGGACTCCTGGGTTCTTCTCACTCTGGCCCGAGAACCCGCTCCTGAGATAGGACAGGCAGTGGCTGGAGAATCCAGGCATGGGGATGTCGGGGCTCTGCTCTCCCAGGCCAGAGCTAAGGGgggccaggaggaaggaggggcaggtgggggcgggggacaggAAGGAAAAACACTCCTTCCAACTGCAAGAGGAGGGCAGAGTCAGTCTATTTATACCGGGTTTAATTAACTCCGCTCCCTGGTGCCACCAAAGCAGCAATCACACTGCAGTCGGCACTGATTTGATTGGCAAGAGAGGCAACCGGCAGAATATTAAGGCACCAAACCCCTATAAATAGGCCTAATCACAGCCCCTCAGTAGAAGACAGGGAGGAAGACATTAATCAGGCCTGGCACTCTGCCCCAGACCCCTTCTAGGTGCCAGGTTGGGGCCCCTGGTTGCAACAgaggtgtgggtggggctgggtaaGCGTGGCAGGGAGAGTTTAGGAGACTTCATTTGAGCTTCAAGTGCTGTGGGGCATGAGGTAAGCTGCTTGCCTTCTCTGActaattctttccatttctcatcCTACAGACTGAGAACAGCACTGCCCTCTGAGAAGTGGATATTTCAAAGTCTCCCACCAACACCCTCAGCAAGCGAGAGCTTCCTCCTTTGCTCCCTCTGTTGGCGTCCCCCACCCTTCCTTCTACACAGCTTCTCTCCTACTCTCCCCAGGCCAGCACTTTTCCTGATCTGAGATGGTTTTCCTCCAGCAGTTAGCTCCTCAGCTCCCCAGACCTGAACCTGCTAGAAGCCTCATCAGGGCCCAGGCAGGGGTAACTCCTTATCAATGACCAAAGTGGAGCCAGCTGATCCCAAACCGTCTGAGGACCCTAACCCTCTGGGAACCCTCTGGGAACTCACACTCCTTTAAaaaatccccaccccacccccttgcaTTTACACTGATTCAcatcttacagatggggaaactgaggtacagagctTAAcatagtttccccatctgtaagacAGAGTAAAAGGCAGAAGGTACTTTCTCTGCACATCTTGACACACATTCCTCATGGTTAGTCACCACACcccgtgtgtacacacacacacacacacacacaaacacactcatgGTGGTAGCACAAATCTCCTACCCAAAGAAGCAGCAGGTCTGCTAAGAAACCGAGTACAAGTAATTAGTGGTTCATTCATTCTGTCTGCTAACAAGTGCTGATCAGCTATTAGGTGCCAGCCAAGATCACAACAAAGATGAACAAAGATGATTAGGATGCCATACTAGCTGTGAAGACAGCCTGGAAAACAATTAAACAGCAGGTGATAAGTGCTCTAATCCAACACTAGGGAACACTGAGGAATAAATCTCTCCTGAGGTCAGAGGAGTCAGGAAAAGCTCTCAGCAGAAGCTGTACCCTCCCGACCAGGCCCAGGGAGAGCACCCCAGGTGGAAAGGACCGTTGAACAAAGATGCGCAGGGGAAGGGCAAGTGGTTTGGGCAGTGAGGATGAAACCATCCTTCGGCAAGtagcaggaaaagaaagagaggccagactgtgaaaaacaCTGAGTACCACAGCAAGGAGTCTGGACTTGAGCCTGCAGACCAAGAATGAAATCCTTAGATACCGTCATCCGATACAGCAGCCACTAGCTCCATGGGCTAGTCAGCACTTGAAATGGGCTAGTCAGAACCAAGATGTAGtttaagtgtaaaatatacaCTGAATTTCAGGcttagtagcaaaaaaaaaaagaaaaaaaatctcattaaaatttaaatattgattaCCTGctgaaatgacattttaaatatagtGGGCTAAATACAATGTATTACTTAATTTCACCATTTCCTTTTAAAGTCACATATGCGACTCATACCTTAGGGAATCTGGTGGCTCCCTAAAAACTAAGACCTGTGGCTTCTCCCAGGGAAGTGAACATACAGTATACCCCTGTCTCACAATGCTGTTTATAACTGTGGAAGTGCTCAGGACCCCTCCCTGACACCTGGCTTGGCTGCAGGCAATCGGAACCCAAGCAGGTGTGGAGTCAACCAGGGGCCGGAGCGCTGGCCGCAAAGAGAGGGTCTAAGCATCCAGTGCAGAGACCCGGGGTGGAGGTAGGCAGGCCCGAAGGACCGGGCCAGGACCCAGGAAGTGTATGCTGGAGCCGGATCCTCCCTGAGAACCGACAGGGGCTCCCCGGGAAGCGCGGGCGGGCGGAGGATTGGCGCCCAGGGCCCGGGTGCGGAGGGCACGGGCCCGCCTACGGAGGCCCAGGCCGGCCCCTCCGGGCGGGCAACCAGCCAGCGGCCGAGGCGGAAGTCACCGGGCCCGGGCTCGCCGTTCAGCTCGCGGCTCGACCTGAGCCTCCCAAAGCCGCTCCTGCTCCTGCCTCCTCGGGTCCCCTCCGCGTCccgtccccgcccccgccccgcgcgccccgGCCAGGCCCGTGCCCTCACCTGCGCACCGCCCGCCGGGCCCCGGCGCCTCCCGCTCCGCCTCCCCGACGCTCCCGGCCCAGAGTTCTGGCCCCGCCTAGAGACGCCAGTTCCGCCCGCTTCGCGCCGCCGCTCTTGGCCTGGAGCCGCCAGCCGGCGCCTGGCTCCCTAAGGCCAGACACTCCGCCGGCCCAGCAGCTCCGCCTGACTGCCCGCCGGGTGCGACCCCCGCGCGGCCCCGCCCCTGCGCAGCCCcgcgcggccccgccccgcgcggccccgcccccgctctgcccccgccccctttcCTGGGCGACCCGCTTGACTGACTCGTTCAGCCCAGATTTTCAGGTCTTGGCCTCCGCGGGCGGAGCTCCCGCCCAGAGCCCGCCCAGTTCCCGCCCTCGTGTATAAAGTACAAGCAGGCCGCAGGAAGACAAATGGGGTACACTTATGTGTGTACTTATGCGAGGTGCCCTGAACCATCAGATCCGAACAGAACCAGAACGATGGAGAGAGTTATTGTTTAACGGATAGAGTTGGTGACAGTATCTCCTTGACCACACTTTAATCAGGCTCTTCCGAGTCCTCTTCTCTACTAGACCTGCTCTTGAGTCGCCCAGTTTTGTGAGACTCCTGTTACTCACTTTAGCCAGAGTCACCCCCCTCAACGCCTCTCTAGCAGACCAACCTGGTGTCTGACCAAATTCCCTATGCCCCCACCGCTGTCCCTAGGTGATGTCCCATTCCTGACCTGCCCGCTTGCAGCAAGAATCCTAGCTAAGAATTACCCTACCCTCTTAATAatcccccccacctccttggcTAGAAGTTGCCACTTGTCCATGCTGTATTTGGACTTGACCCCGGTTCTATACTTACCTTTTTCCCCCCTGTTGCAAAGTCCTGAGTAAAATCTGCTTTATTACTGTGCGactctggttttctttaacatgtcagtttgggatgatgaaaaaattctggagattggtagtggtgatgattgcaccACGATGTATGTAATgccacttaaaaatggttaaagaagttcctgttgtggcacagtggaaagaatccgactagcaatCATGAgtttgcaagttcgatccctggcctcgctcagtgggttaaggatctggtgttgccatgagctgtggtgtagggcacagactgggcttggaccctgagttgctgtggctgtggctccaattcaacccctagcctgggaacttccacatgcggcaggtgcggccctaaaaaaaaaaaaaaaaaaaaaaaaaaaaaaaaaaaaagtttaaaaaggcaaattttatgttaaaattttgtttctacaAGAAAAAATagctagacttttaaaaaaagagacatttaaaagttaaatatatacattgagaactatgtctagatactcatgtcgcaacagaagaaagggtgggggaaaaaactgtaactgcaatgtatacatctaaggatgacctgacccccttgctgtacagtgggaaaataataaaataaataaataaataaataaataaataaataaaagttaaatatataaaggaaGTGTCAGTCCAGAGATCCTGTAGTAGTAGCTCCTGGAGCCCATTGGCTTGTCTCAAAATTCTTGGCTCCTCTCTTtcagggttgccagataaaaatacagcaagccaggagttcctattatggtgcacagaaacgaacctggctagtatccatgaggactcaggttcaatccctggctttgctcagtgggtcaaggatccagcgttgctgtgagctgtggcataggtctcagatgaggcttggatctggattggctgtggctgtggtgcaggccaacagctatagctctgattcgacccctagcctgggaacatccatatgtcgtgggtgcttAAGTAAGTGTTTGTTTCTATTTGCCAAATATGGCAAAGTTACTCTCTTCCTAATAgtcttaattttctttgtttctttctttttcttttctttttggccatgcctgcatcatgtggaagttcccaggccagggactgaacccaagtcacagcagtgacaacactagatccttaaccactagtcaaccagggaactcctgaattttcttttctgatgagaATGTTGCAGTGACTTGCTGGCTGCAGCATATGGTTCCCATCAATAACAGAGAAGAGATGGGTTTCCACTTATATTATAGACTGAATGTGTCCCTCgcaatttaatgttttaaaacccCAACCCCCAATGTGACAGTACTTGGGGCTGAGGCTTTTGGAGGTAAATTAGGGTCAGATGAGTTCATAAGTAATCTCATGATGGGATTACAGCCTTTATGAGAAGACATACCCTCTCTTTCCACCAGTaaggacacagagaaaaggcAGTAGTTGAGTGCCAGGAAGAGAACTCTTACCAGGAATGAAGTCAGTAGGcaccttgttttttgtttgtttgttttgttgtcctttctagggcctctgcatatggagattcccagactaggggtctcatcgcagatgtagctcccggcctatgccacagccacagcaaagccagatctgagccacgtctttgacctacaccacggctcatggcaacgctggatccttaacccactgagcaaggccagggattgaacccgaaacctcatggttcctagtcggaatcgttagccactgagccacgatgggaactccagcaggcaCCTTGAACATGGACTCTCCAGCCTCCATATATTTTACTCTATTTAAACAGCAAAGTTAAACCATCCAATGGTATTTCGTTTTTGACTAATACAACCTGCAGGCACACTGCCCCTCACTCGACCTGAGCAATGACTGTGTGGCTTATTATCCAGGACGCATCCAAGAAGGAGGGCTCGCAGGCCTGGGGCTCTGCCACTCATCCTCTGACCTCAGTCCTGTCATCCGATGGGGTCTCGGCGGCCCCACGTATGAACTGGGGCTAAGAGCAcctgcccttcctccttctgAGAGCTGCCAAGAAAGGACATCAGCGCTCTGTGATCTGTAAAGTTTATTTGAACTCGGAAGGGTCCAGGATGTCTGTCTGCATATAGACATGCACCTATACACCCCACGTGACAGGTCAGACCTGGATATGTTTTCTCACAAAAGTACTGCTGGGCTGCATTTCTCCCACCCAGAGCAGCCAGTTCACCCTTCAGACAATTCATCCTCACTTTATAAAAGCTCTTTTCCCAACCCACTGCCAACGGGAACATCCCAGACTAAATTTTAAGATTTCCTAGGAGCTGGATTGCAAAGACATTCAACCTCAGCCACTAGAGCTACAGTGGGAATCTTTGACCTCATTCTGGATGAAGGAAAGCTGGGCGCCATCTTAATATGTGGACACTGAGGACTTATCTGCTTTTGTAGGCTCATCATGTAGTTCTATTTATTTGAAACAGTCAGAAAAGGCAAATATGCAGAGAAGGAAGATTGGTGGCTTCCAGAACTGAGGGGAGGGGATAATGGGAAATGGCTGCTTCATGGTTGCAAGGTTTCATTTTGGGGTGATGACAGAAGCagtggttgcacaacactgtgaatgcactaaatgccactgagatgttcattttaaagaatgttcTCTTTAAAACAGTCAGGTTTATGTGGCTTTCATCtcacctgaaaaaacaaaactgaaacatgACGCCAGGGCATAGGAAGTGCGTCTAAGCACTAGTTGGGATTGTCTTGCATCCCTTGACCTCCGAGCAAGGTCTCAGACTGTCTGGAACATTGGTACCCTCCCTGGGGTGGAGAACACACTGGATGTGGGGTGGAATCAGAGGACGTATCTTTCAGACCTCAGAGCACCCGGAGCTCATGCTCCACAAGAGAGTGGGTGGGGAGCTACCAGCTGAGGGCCTCTTCTGTACATCCTCTAGGGacacccttttctttcttcagaagGAGGATGAGGAAGCCACAACAGCATCCCTTGCCACCATACTCTCAgcacacatttattgagtgccaggGCGTACAGAAGAGGCCCTCATTTTGAGGGGAGCAGGGGCACACATTCTGTTAAGAGTGCTTTCGGGTGTGCCCAATGGAAATGTCACCATAGGGCCTTCAGTGTTAGAAGATTCCATTGTCCATGTTGCAGGAGAACTGGAGGTAGGCATAACTGGATCTGGAGGCTCTGTGGTGCCTTTAGGAACCTAGAATCTTCTTTCTAATCTGCCTTAGCCCACGGCTTTCATCCTTATGATTGTAATACGTGTGCTCCATTCTGGGCACTGCATCTGACTTCTaggtggaaagaaaggaagcacaaagaaaaaaaagtaaaatgcagaTGAGAGCCCAgtctattccttttattttattttattttatatttttgaagaagaaaaagaacagttttattgctttgccaggcaaaggaggacaccATAGTCTAGTGCCTCAAAACTATGTCCTGACTCgagaggggacagcaaggggTTTTATGGGTTTAGCTCTGAACATGGGGTTATAGATTGAGGTGTCTGTATTATTCTTCATCCGTAGATCA
Above is a window of Sus scrofa isolate TJ Tabasco breed Duroc chromosome 5, Sscrofa11.1, whole genome shotgun sequence DNA encoding:
- the LOC110260591 gene encoding formin-like protein 3 gives rise to the protein MRRGRASGLGSEDETILRQSEPKQVWSQPGAGALAAKRGSKHPVQRPGVEVGRPEGPGQDPGSVCWSRILPENRQGLPGKRGRAEDWRPGPGCGGHGPAYGGPGRPLRAGNQPAAEAEVTGPGLAVQLAARPEPPKAAPAPASSGPLRVPSPPPPRAPRPGPCPHLRTARRAPAPPAPPPRRSRPRVLAPPRDASSARFAPPLLAWSRQPAPGSLRPDTPPAQQLRLTARRVMSHS